The following DNA comes from Miscanthus floridulus cultivar M001 unplaced genomic scaffold, ASM1932011v1 fs_902_2_3, whole genome shotgun sequence.
ATTATCAGCACTCAAAGACAGGTTAAGCCAAGCCAATTGGCTTATGACACCACTCGCGACTTAGTGGCGCTCCAGCCAACTGGAATACCAAGTTGGAGGGCGCCAATCGACACTCTGGGGCTCCCGACTGGACCTCGTCCACAAATATCAAGCCGCTGGTCTCATATGTGATCGATTTTGCATGTTCATCTGGGTAAATCCAATTGATGCCTCCGCGCATGGAGATTAGTGAATAACTTGTCGCTGTGCAGGCTAATTTCTAACAACAGATATAGATAATGCACTGCATCTATAAGAGGACACTAATTAAGATCAGAAAAATGGAGCATGAGTGGTTATTTTGTTCAGACATGCATATTAATTTGGACAGTCTTATGAAATTAAGTGTGGAGAGGTGCAGTGCATATTGAGAGATCATACCTTCTCAACGACACTGGGGGGATTTCCAGGAGATGTACATTTTGGTTCTACTGCATTTAGAATTTGAACTATGTCCAGTGAAGTAGGCCTTTTATTCGACTCAGGTTCCAGGCACTTCAGGGCAATAGAGGTGCATTGTTGCACTTGTTGGATACACATTTCTGGTGACATATGCATGGGTGTTATTTCTATAAGTCTGTTCCTCCAACTTCCAACCACCTAAACATTTGCACAAGTAATTTATCAGAAAAAGACATTTGCATAAGTAAGGTAGAAAATTACAGCATGTAATAATACTGATCTTACTTTGTCTGTATAGTGCTTGAGAGATGTTTCAGTTGTCTCGCTGATATTGGGATAGTCCCTGCGACCTGTGATTATCTCTGTGATAATGACACCCAAACTGAATATATCTTCCTTAAAGGAGATAGATCGCTGTTCTATGCATTCTGGTGCCATATATCCACTGCAGAAGAATTTAGCATAATCAGCGGTAGGAAATAGTAAAAAAATGAAGCTTCAGCAAGAGGCATAGCTTACGGCGTTCCTTGAAGCTTTGCAGTGACAGTTCAGGATTTTTCTTGACTCAAAAGCCTTGACAAATCAAAATTCGCAATTTTTGGCATCATCGTGTCATCCATCAGTATATTTTGAGGTTTAAGGTCCCAGTGAGCAATACGACGTTTATCATGAAGATAATGCAAACCTCTGCATACTCCCGTAATTATCTTATATCTCTCGTCCCAATCAAGGCCCGAGGTCTCATCTGTAGAAATAGATCAACAAACAGAGAAACTATAATTGAATCTATCACTCTGTAGCTGTTGATATAATGACACATTTGCTTGTGTTCTAAACTTCTAATCAGGTAAATTttgcaaaggaaaagaaaaagatagaAGATCTCAGTATTGTATTTCAACATACCAGATAGATGCTTGTCAAGGCTTCCATTACAAAGAAATTCAAAGCAAAGCAAACATGCACGTCTTTGAGCCACAACATGTTTCCCACTATATTCCATCACTTCCGACTTGGTTTCGAGACAGTAACCTACAAGTTGTACGATATTTTGGTGCCTGACCTCCGTAAGACAAATGATCTCATTCTCGAATCGGTTATCATTGTCCAGCAGATGTTTATCAAAAATGTTCTTTACAGCAATAGTTTTGCCACTCCGGAGAACTCCCTTCATAGGATGTAGGTAAACAATTCATTATCTTTCTGTTACCATCGGTTGAAATTGGAGTGAGAGAAGAATGGACATACCTTGTATACGACTCCACACCCACCCGTGCCAAGTACTCGTTCAGTGGAAAAACCGCATGTGATGTCTTCCAAAAAATCTAGTGGCAAATATATTAATGGTTCTGTTTTTGGATCCTGCAGCCTTTTCTCCAATTTTTTCTCCAATATTTCACGTTTAGTAGCTCCACTACCCATTCCTGATTACTTGAGCACTTTTATAGGAAAAACAAATGTGGGTGCTCCAACTTGAAAAACAATTTCTCACAAATGCATACAGGAGAACAAGAAACCAGCGCTATTGTGGGCTAGCAAATTGATACGAGCTGTTTTGTATGAATCAATATAAGCATATCAAAACGAATGATGGAATAAACAAAGAATTCTTGTCGAGTAAAAATGACAACTTCTAGATAAATCACATTTGATACtaaaaataattcaaaataattCTATGTATAAATGTAACAGTAATATATTACAAAAAAAATCACTCAGATACCAGAAAGAAAATATAAAGTATATGCAGCATCCAGATTTATAATGATTATTGATAAGAGTTCTAAACTCCACCATAGGATGAAAACAGAGCAAGTGAGCAACCATGAAAAAGGCAAGAGCAAGCATCTGAGACATTGCTTGCTAGTGAACAAAAATGGAAATAAAATTTTAGGAGAGATGGACTGACCCCTTATTGAGATGTATAGACAGAAAATATGAAGACGGGATAGGTCACAGGTAGGATCTGCTTCAACAAAGGGGATTGCCAGAAGACAGCAGGGGATGAATACATTCCCATCCTCTCCCAAGAATTTTTTTTGCTAATGATTAGGTAACCAGAGCAGTATGCCTCAGCAATCCAAACTATCCCATCTACAAATTAATAACAACCAGAGCAGTGCAATGGTTAAAGCAGAGCATACTTGGCGACCTTTAACAGAGAAACAAAGTAATAATAACAACTGTAAAATAGTAAGCAAATACAACACGACGGGATGTATGACTGATGCTTATTGGGTTACGTCTTAGTACTTGATTATCTTTTTATGTGCCTGATGATGTCAACCAAGTGTTGCCTGT
Coding sequences within:
- the LOC136533498 gene encoding cysteine-rich receptor-like protein kinase 44, which codes for MGSGATKREILEKKLEKRLQDPKTEPLIYLPLDFLEDITCGFSTERVLGTGGCGVVYKGVLRSGKTIAVKNIFDKHLLDNDNRFENEIICLTEVRHQNIVQLVGYCLETKSEVMEYSGKHVVAQRRACLLCFEFLCNGSLDKHLSDETSGLDWDERYKIITGVCRGLHYLHDKRRIAHWDLKPQNILMDDTMMPKIANFDLSRLLSQEKS